A window of Longimicrobiaceae bacterium contains these coding sequences:
- the mobC gene encoding plasmid mobilization relaxosome protein MobC: MSDELERRKRRRLAGKYPVPFFIRATGEEAARIKQNARRAGRPYTRFLAELGAADGAPERLPHRASPLEVEVLEGLMFQLRKVGVNLNQLAHRENSADVGGSALPPTDAELQEAARAVEETVDLIRERLR, from the coding sequence ATGTCCGACGAACTGGAGAGGCGGAAGCGGCGGCGGCTCGCCGGAAAGTACCCGGTGCCGTTCTTCATCCGCGCGACCGGCGAGGAGGCGGCAAGGATTAAGCAGAACGCCCGGAGGGCGGGGCGTCCCTACACCCGCTTCCTCGCCGAGTTGGGGGCTGCCGACGGGGCCCCCGAGCGCCTTCCGCACCGCGCCTCCCCGCTGGAGGTGGAGGTGCTGGAAGGGCTGATGTTCCAGCTCCGCAAGGTCGGGGTGAACCTCAACCAGCTCGCCCACCGGGAGAACTCCGCCGACGTGGGCGGCTCCGCTCTCCCGCCGACCGACGCCGAGTTGCAGGAGGCGGCGCGGGCGGTGGAGGAGACGGTGGACTTGATCCGTGAGCGCCTGCGGTGA
- a CDS encoding HD domain-containing phosphohydrolase — protein MLTPAERETIREVCAEADRAQIAEGISRIAARLRAVGVVAVRSTILHSRRSGSEIERLMVVHHAAAGAWLLKDAGYGGAMVSTACSHHKRWDGLGGYPDGRAGEAIPLWARVLAVADTIDAMSYPRPYRPGLRWSVVVAELERCRGNRFDPLVAGVALGMLEELEGIREGYARPMDVAAFRNRRRARSALRRYLAPPPHLELRCSSPSTSPHVLAQDNVTTFVAMLRRLARPGVERLVLNFAHTDQADTAALRALVRLRAQLLAERVDLAVMNLPPKLRKQFDRLDLLTRLPLAASSPPAANA, from the coding sequence ATGCTGACTCCCGCAGAACGTGAAACGATCCGGGAAGTGTGTGCCGAAGCCGACCGAGCGCAGATCGCGGAGGGGATCTCGCGCATTGCGGCGCGGCTCCGGGCCGTCGGTGTAGTCGCGGTCCGCAGCACCATTCTGCACTCACGTCGCAGCGGCTCAGAGATCGAGCGGCTGATGGTGGTCCACCACGCCGCGGCGGGCGCCTGGCTCCTCAAAGATGCAGGCTACGGCGGGGCGATGGTCTCGACCGCCTGCTCGCATCACAAGCGCTGGGACGGGCTCGGCGGGTACCCGGACGGGCGGGCCGGCGAAGCGATCCCGCTGTGGGCGCGCGTGCTGGCCGTGGCGGACACGATCGACGCGATGAGCTACCCCCGCCCGTACCGGCCGGGGCTCCGGTGGTCCGTGGTGGTGGCGGAGCTGGAGCGCTGCCGCGGGAATCGGTTCGATCCGCTAGTGGCAGGCGTTGCGCTGGGGATGCTCGAGGAGCTGGAGGGGATCCGGGAGGGGTACGCGCGGCCGATGGACGTGGCGGCGTTCCGGAACAGAAGGCGTGCGCGCAGCGCACTGCGCCGCTATCTTGCGCCGCCCCCCCACCTAGAGCTCCGATGCAGCAGCCCGTCGACGTCCCCTCACGTCCTCGCGCAGGACAACGTCACCACATTCGTAGCCATGCTCCGCCGCCTGGCCCGCCCTGGCGTGGAGCGCCTGGTGCTGAACTTCGCCCACACCGATCAGGCGGATACGGCCGCGCTGCGGGCGCTGGTTCGCCTGCGGGCCCAGCTCCTTGCGGAGCGAGTTGATCTGGCGGTCATGAACCTCCCGCCGAAGCTTCGGAAGCAGTTCGACCGGCTGGACCTGCTCACCCGCCTCCCGCTCGCCGCGTCCTCACCACCCGCCGCGAATGCTTGA